The Peribacillus sp. FSL E2-0218 genome contains a region encoding:
- the spoVG gene encoding septation regulator SpoVG yields MEVTDVRLRRVNTDGRMRAIASITLDNEFVVHDIRVIDGNNGLFVAMPSKRTPDGEFRDIAHPINSSTRGKIQEAVLTEYHRLGELETELEEAGAGAS; encoded by the coding sequence ATGGAAGTAACTGACGTAAGATTACGCCGTGTGAATACGGATGGTCGTATGAGAGCTATCGCATCAATTACATTGGATAATGAATTTGTGGTTCATGATATTCGTGTAATCGACGGAAACAATGGTTTATTTGTAGCAATGCCAAGTAAACGAACTCCTGATGGAGAATTCCGGGATATCGCTCATCCAATCAATTCCTCGACACGCGGTAAAATTCAAGAAGCTGTCTTGACAGAATATCATCGATTGGGAGAACTTGAAACTGAACTAGAGGAAGCTGGAGCTGGGGCTTCTTAA
- the ssuC gene encoding aliphatic sulfonate ABC transporter permease SsuC: MQAKLNKTFNKSHFISWLVPLLLLVIWQLLSLWGILSERILPAPTEVLQAGAALLETGDLAEYIGISAKRAFIGFLIGGIIGFALGLLNGISNIAETLFDTSLQMLRNIPHLALIPLVILWFGIEEEAKIFLVALGVLFPIYLNTFHGVKSVDKDLIEAARVYGLHGFSLFWNVILPAALPSILVGIRFSLGIMWVTLIVAETISANSGIGYMAMNAREFMRMDVVVLSILLYALLGKISDVFAKMVEKRCLKWHPSYQ, encoded by the coding sequence ATGCAAGCAAAGTTAAACAAAACGTTCAATAAATCACATTTCATCTCATGGCTCGTCCCCCTTCTCCTATTGGTGATCTGGCAGCTGCTGTCCTTGTGGGGAATTCTGTCGGAGCGAATATTGCCTGCCCCGACAGAGGTGCTTCAAGCAGGTGCCGCTTTATTGGAAACGGGAGATCTTGCGGAATATATCGGCATCAGTGCAAAGCGGGCTTTCATCGGCTTTTTAATAGGCGGGATCATTGGTTTTGCCCTAGGGTTGTTAAATGGGATATCCAACATTGCGGAAACATTATTCGACACGTCCTTGCAGATGTTGCGCAACATACCGCATTTAGCTTTAATACCGCTCGTGATTCTTTGGTTCGGGATAGAAGAAGAGGCCAAAATCTTTCTTGTAGCCTTAGGGGTCCTTTTCCCTATCTATTTAAACACCTTTCATGGCGTGAAGTCGGTGGATAAAGATTTGATTGAGGCAGCGAGGGTTTATGGGCTTCATGGATTTTCTCTATTCTGGAATGTGATTCTTCCGGCAGCCCTTCCCTCCATTTTGGTAGGTATCCGCTTCTCGCTTGGAATCATGTGGGTGACGTTGATTGTCGCAGAAACGATATCCGCCAATTCAGGGATTGGCTATATGGCGATGAATGCACGGGAATTCATGAGGATGGACGTCGTCGTGCTGAGCATTCTCTTATATGCTTTACTGGGGAAAATATCGGATGTGTTTGCCAAAATGGTCGAAAAAAGATGCTTGAAGTGGCATCCATCATACCAATGA
- a CDS encoding Veg family protein gives MPKTLADIKTALDSNLGKRLLLKANGGRRKTVERFGILAETYPAVFVIELDQDENAFERVSYSYADVLTETVELTFLNKQQEM, from the coding sequence ATGCCAAAAACTCTAGCTGATATTAAAACTGCACTTGATTCAAACCTAGGCAAAAGATTGCTCTTAAAAGCAAATGGTGGAAGAAGAAAGACTGTAGAACGTTTTGGAATTTTGGCGGAAACTTATCCGGCTGTTTTTGTAATTGAGCTCGACCAAGATGAAAATGCGTTTGAAAGAGTATCTTACAGCTATGCGGATGTTTTAACGGAAACCGTAGAACTAACATTTTTAAACAAACAACAAGAGATGTAA
- a CDS encoding protein sspF: protein MSRRKGIMSDGLKEELAKELGFYDVVQKEGWGGIRAKDAGNMVKLAIEKAQRQLVNKE from the coding sequence TTGAGCAGGAGAAAAGGGATTATGTCAGATGGTCTTAAAGAAGAATTGGCAAAAGAACTTGGATTTTACGATGTGGTCCAGAAAGAAGGCTGGGGAGGAATCCGGGCCAAGGACGCAGGGAACATGGTGAAGCTTGCTATCGAAAAAGCACAACGTCAATTGGTGAACAAAGAATAA
- the yabG gene encoding sporulation peptidase YabG, whose translation MNIQINDIVGRVSYKCDVLFRVIDIREIAGRREAVLYGEDIRLIADAPFQDLMIINDHERNDRQRSNEALQEQSYRLLTQDLELQQQKNGYQSSNGYRYSGEYFQIPGRVLHVDGDASYLRKCLDLYQKFGIPVNGVYCNEKEMPQRIGGLLDHYRPDILVVTGHDAYSKSKGPMSDINAYRHSKDFVQTVREARRKVSHLDQLIIFAGACQSHFESLIQAGANFASSPSRVNIHALDPVYIVGKVSFSPFTENIHVWDVLRNTLTGEKGLGGVETRGVLRTGLPFKPFQEE comes from the coding sequence ATGAATATTCAAATTAACGATATTGTCGGTCGGGTTTCCTATAAATGCGACGTGCTGTTCCGGGTAATCGATATTCGTGAGATTGCCGGAAGACGGGAAGCAGTCCTTTATGGGGAAGATATCCGGCTGATCGCAGATGCACCTTTTCAAGATTTAATGATCATTAATGATCATGAAAGAAATGATCGACAAAGGTCGAATGAGGCACTTCAAGAGCAATCTTACCGTTTATTAACACAAGATCTTGAGCTGCAGCAGCAAAAAAACGGCTATCAGTCCAGTAATGGCTATCGCTATAGCGGTGAATACTTTCAAATACCAGGCAGGGTCCTCCATGTTGATGGAGATGCTTCTTACTTAAGGAAATGCCTCGATCTATATCAAAAATTCGGTATCCCGGTCAATGGCGTTTATTGCAATGAAAAGGAAATGCCCCAAAGGATCGGGGGACTGCTGGACCATTACAGGCCGGATATCCTTGTTGTCACCGGGCATGACGCCTATTCAAAATCAAAAGGGCCGATGTCCGATATCAATGCATACCGTCACTCAAAGGACTTTGTCCAGACAGTTAGGGAAGCAAGAAGGAAGGTTTCACATTTAGACCAGCTGATTATATTTGCCGGGGCGTGTCAATCTCATTTTGAATCACTCATCCAAGCTGGGGCGAATTTTGCAAGCTCTCCATCGCGTGTTAACATTCATGCTCTTGATCCTGTGTATATTGTCGGAAAGGTGAGCTTCTCTCCTTTTACCGAGAATATTCATGTATGGGATGTACTAAGGAATACGTTAACGGGCGAGAAAGGCTTAGGCGGGGTAGAGACAAGAGGGGTGTTACGGACCGGACTGCCTTTCAAGCCATTTCAGGAAGAATGA
- a CDS encoding sulfonate ABC transporter substrate-binding protein encodes MKKKQIWLLAILCVFLLIIGGCGQEKTSSKRNDAKESAKTIQIGYQKFGTLNILKSKGDLERRLKDAGYTVDWTEFPAGPQLLEALNVGSIDFGHTGEAPPIFAQAANAPLVYVANQPANPAGEAIVVQKDSPIKSVKELKGKKVGLNKGSNVHYLLVKALEEAGLTLDDIKPVYLPPADARAAFEGNQIDAWVIWDPFLSAAELELKTKTIQNGEGLVSNREFFLATDTFAGNEEALNIIKEELIKVDKWIEENPSDVAEFLSPEIGMSVEVLEKTLKRKKYGLEDISDSVLDDQQKIADTFYNLKLIPSKINVLDASIKNNEGGNGK; translated from the coding sequence ATGAAAAAAAAGCAAATATGGCTGCTGGCCATTCTTTGCGTCTTCTTGCTGATCATAGGTGGATGCGGACAGGAGAAAACCAGCTCCAAACGTAACGATGCAAAAGAATCGGCTAAAACCATTCAAATCGGTTATCAAAAATTCGGGACATTAAATATTTTAAAATCGAAGGGAGATCTGGAAAGACGTTTAAAAGATGCGGGTTATACCGTCGATTGGACAGAATTCCCCGCAGGCCCTCAGCTGCTTGAAGCCTTGAATGTCGGCAGCATTGACTTTGGGCACACAGGGGAAGCGCCGCCGATTTTTGCCCAGGCAGCCAATGCTCCGCTTGTCTATGTTGCCAATCAGCCGGCAAATCCTGCTGGGGAGGCTATTGTCGTACAAAAGGATTCCCCCATTAAAAGTGTGAAGGAATTGAAAGGCAAGAAGGTCGGCTTGAATAAAGGCTCCAATGTGCACTACCTTTTGGTCAAGGCTTTGGAGGAGGCGGGCCTTACATTGGATGATATTAAACCTGTCTACTTACCGCCGGCTGATGCAAGGGCGGCCTTTGAAGGGAACCAAATTGATGCATGGGTAATATGGGACCCTTTCTTATCGGCAGCGGAATTGGAACTGAAAACGAAAACGATCCAGAATGGAGAAGGGCTTGTTTCGAATCGGGAATTCTTCTTGGCTACCGATACCTTTGCCGGGAATGAAGAGGCTTTGAACATCATAAAAGAAGAACTGATAAAGGTGGATAAATGGATAGAAGAAAACCCAAGCGATGTCGCCGAGTTTTTATCACCGGAAATAGGAATGAGTGTTGAAGTATTAGAAAAAACATTAAAAAGAAAGAAATACGGTCTTGAGGATATTTCCGATTCCGTTTTGGATGATCAGCAAAAAATAGCCGATACATTTTACAATCTTAAATTAATTCCAAGCAAAATTAACGTGTTGGATGCATCCATAAAAAATAATGAAGGGGGAAATGGAAAATGA
- the ssuD gene encoding FMNH2-dependent alkanesulfonate monooxygenase produces the protein MKIFWFLPSHGESRYLGTTKGGRAITLPYLKQIAQAVDHLGFEGALLPTGRSCEDAWVVGSSLILATERMKFLVAIRPGLMSPTLAARMASSFDRLSDGRLLINVVTGGDPVELAGDGVFLDHKERYGQTDEFLDIWREALDGGKVDFEGEHLKVKGGNILLPPVQKPYPPLYFGGSSEPAIDIAGKHIDVYLTWGEPPGQVAEKIEKVRKKAAEYGRQVKFGIRMHVIVRETEAEAWQAAEELIQYVDDEMIENSQKIFGRFDSVGQKRMSQLHNGSRDSLEISPNLWAGVGLVRGGAGTALVGSAANVAARMKEYEEIGIESFVLSGYPHLEEAYRVAELLFPLLPIEQQQAPVSKATSPFGEILANDHYPTKGSESEDASKVKQNVQ, from the coding sequence ATGAAAATTTTTTGGTTTTTGCCATCACATGGGGAAAGTCGCTATTTAGGAACGACAAAGGGCGGGAGGGCGATTACACTTCCGTATTTAAAGCAAATCGCACAGGCGGTCGACCATTTAGGTTTTGAAGGAGCTTTGCTGCCGACGGGCCGTTCATGTGAGGATGCATGGGTAGTGGGTTCTTCATTGATTTTAGCAACCGAAAGGATGAAATTTTTAGTGGCGATACGTCCGGGGTTAATGTCACCGACCTTGGCTGCCCGGATGGCTTCAAGCTTCGATAGGCTATCGGACGGCAGGCTCTTGATCAATGTAGTCACCGGCGGGGACCCAGTCGAATTGGCGGGCGACGGCGTCTTTCTTGATCATAAAGAACGCTATGGGCAGACGGATGAATTCCTGGATATCTGGAGAGAGGCTTTGGATGGCGGAAAAGTGGATTTTGAAGGCGAGCACTTGAAAGTTAAAGGTGGAAATATCCTGTTGCCACCTGTACAAAAGCCGTATCCTCCACTCTATTTCGGCGGTTCGTCGGAGCCGGCCATCGATATAGCCGGAAAGCATATTGACGTGTACTTGACGTGGGGTGAGCCACCAGGGCAAGTAGCGGAGAAAATCGAGAAGGTTCGTAAGAAGGCAGCAGAGTATGGACGCCAGGTCAAATTCGGCATAAGGATGCATGTCATCGTAAGGGAAACGGAAGCGGAAGCTTGGCAGGCGGCGGAAGAACTCATCCAATACGTCGATGATGAAATGATTGAAAATTCACAAAAAATATTCGGGCGTTTCGATTCAGTGGGACAGAAAAGGATGTCACAACTTCATAATGGAAGCAGGGATTCGCTGGAAATCAGCCCTAACTTATGGGCAGGCGTCGGCCTTGTGCGCGGCGGGGCTGGGACGGCACTAGTCGGAAGTGCGGCGAATGTTGCCGCCCGAATGAAGGAATATGAAGAAATCGGGATAGAATCCTTTGTTTTATCCGGTTACCCCCACCTGGAAGAAGCGTACCGTGTGGCGGAATTATTATTCCCTTTGCTTCCGATTGAACAACAGCAAGCACCCGTTTCAAAGGCGACGAGCCCATTCGGGGAAATACTGGCAAATGACCACTACCCTACAAAAGGAAGTGAAAGTGAAGATGCAAGCAAAGTTAAACAAAACGTTCAATAA
- a CDS encoding ATP-binding cassette domain-containing protein produces the protein MMKNVNSLELQDVAKRFGDHEVLKGVDLSFKKGEFVAVVGKSGCGKSTLLRLVAGLDEPTGGKIFVNGKSLNGLNKSSRTMFQDGRLFPWKKILQNVGIGLNGDWKRNAMELLEQVGLADRAHDWPSVLSGGQKQRVALARALVNQPDILLLDEPLGALDALTRVEMQRLIEELWRKRDFTALLVTHDVEEAVTLADRVLLIEEGKVVMNKEINLPRPRQKDNIQYVSLASQILNRVMQVDGAMESKAIHA, from the coding sequence ATGATGAAGAATGTAAATTCGTTGGAGTTGCAGGACGTAGCAAAGCGTTTTGGTGATCATGAAGTGCTAAAGGGGGTGGACCTTTCTTTTAAAAAAGGGGAGTTCGTAGCTGTCGTCGGTAAGAGCGGATGTGGCAAGAGTACCTTGCTTCGTCTTGTCGCAGGTCTGGATGAACCGACTGGCGGCAAGATTTTTGTGAATGGAAAGTCCCTGAACGGATTGAATAAATCATCACGCACGATGTTTCAGGATGGGCGGCTATTTCCTTGGAAAAAAATCCTTCAAAACGTTGGGATAGGTTTAAATGGCGATTGGAAGCGAAATGCCATGGAGTTGCTGGAGCAGGTGGGCCTTGCCGACCGTGCACATGATTGGCCCTCCGTTTTATCAGGAGGACAAAAACAAAGGGTAGCCTTAGCGAGGGCATTGGTGAATCAACCTGACATTCTGCTCCTTGATGAGCCATTAGGGGCATTGGATGCCTTGACAAGGGTCGAAATGCAGCGTTTGATCGAAGAGCTGTGGCGGAAAAGGGACTTTACTGCCTTGCTCGTTACACATGATGTCGAAGAGGCGGTTACCTTGGCTGATCGGGTCCTATTGATCGAGGAAGGCAAAGTCGTCATGAACAAGGAAATCAATCTTCCGAGACCAAGGCAAAAGGATAATATCCAATATGTATCCTTAGCTTCCCAAATCTTAAACAGGGTCATGCAGGTTGACGGAGCAATGGAGAGCAAGGCGATACACGCATAG
- the glmU gene encoding bifunctional UDP-N-acetylglucosamine diphosphorylase/glucosamine-1-phosphate N-acetyltransferase GlmU translates to MSNRYAIILAAGQGTRMKSKLYKVLHPVCGKPMVQHVIDHVNQLQIEDIVTVIGHGAEKVQDQLGDSCKYALQDQQLGTAHAVMQAESVLSGKSGTTLVICGDTPLIKAETMEELIALHERSQAKATILTAYADNPTGYGRVLRGEGGLVEKIVEHKDASDEERYVKEINTGTYCFDNQALFSALKKVSNENVQGEYYLPDVIEILKQEGETVTAFQSSDFEETLGVNDRVALSQAEQILRKRINESHMRNGVTIIDPLTTFIEANVQIGQDTVINPGSCIKGNSVIGQDCLIGPNTEISDCEIGDGTEIFQSVVHESRIGSAVKIGPFAHVRPHSDIHDSVKIGNFVEIKKAVFGNGSKASHLSYIGDAEVGENVNIGCGSITVNYDGKNKHLTKIEDNVFIGCNSNLVAPVTIGEGAYVAAGSTITQDVPQEALSVARARQVNKEDYVKNLKFNK, encoded by the coding sequence ATGAGTAATCGCTATGCAATAATTTTGGCCGCTGGGCAAGGTACAAGGATGAAATCTAAGCTTTATAAGGTTTTGCACCCTGTTTGCGGGAAACCAATGGTACAACATGTTATCGATCATGTCAATCAACTTCAAATAGAGGATATTGTAACAGTCATCGGCCATGGAGCTGAAAAAGTTCAAGATCAGCTTGGCGATTCATGCAAGTATGCCCTGCAAGACCAGCAATTAGGTACGGCACATGCCGTCATGCAAGCGGAGAGCGTTTTATCCGGTAAAAGCGGAACGACCCTTGTAATTTGCGGTGATACGCCCTTGATCAAAGCAGAAACGATGGAAGAGCTCATAGCATTGCATGAGCGGAGTCAGGCGAAAGCAACAATCTTAACGGCATATGCAGATAATCCGACTGGCTACGGAAGGGTCCTTCGCGGTGAAGGCGGACTTGTAGAAAAAATCGTCGAGCATAAGGATGCCTCTGATGAAGAAAGATATGTTAAGGAAATAAATACCGGTACATATTGCTTCGACAACCAAGCATTGTTTAGCGCATTGAAAAAGGTTTCAAATGAAAATGTCCAGGGCGAATATTACCTGCCGGATGTTATTGAAATTTTAAAACAAGAAGGCGAAACAGTGACGGCATTCCAATCCAGCGATTTCGAGGAGACATTAGGGGTAAATGACCGTGTGGCTTTATCGCAGGCCGAGCAGATTTTACGGAAACGCATCAATGAATCGCATATGCGAAATGGTGTAACGATCATCGACCCATTGACGACTTTCATTGAAGCTAATGTGCAAATCGGACAGGATACGGTCATTAACCCTGGATCATGCATCAAGGGAAACAGTGTGATTGGCCAAGATTGCTTGATCGGTCCGAATACGGAAATCAGTGATTGTGAAATTGGTGATGGAACGGAGATCTTTCAATCGGTCGTGCATGAAAGCAGAATCGGAAGTGCCGTTAAAATCGGGCCTTTCGCTCATGTTAGACCTCATTCGGATATTCACGATTCCGTTAAAATCGGAAATTTTGTCGAAATTAAAAAGGCCGTTTTCGGCAATGGAAGCAAAGCCTCGCATTTGAGTTATATCGGTGATGCAGAGGTTGGAGAGAATGTTAATATCGGCTGCGGATCTATTACCGTGAACTACGACGGCAAAAATAAACATTTGACGAAGATTGAGGACAACGTCTTCATAGGCTGCAACTCTAATCTTGTTGCACCTGTGACAATTGGAGAAGGGGCATATGTGGCTGCAGGGTCAACCATTACGCAAGATGTACCGCAGGAAGCCTTGTCAGTTGCCCGGGCTCGTCAAGTCAACAAAGAAGATTATGTGAAGAATTTAAAATTCAATAAATAA
- a CDS encoding 50S ribosomal protein L25/general stress protein Ctc produces the protein MSNLLAAKERTNLKHSNLRNLRESGEIPAVVYGNQNGSTAISVNNGELQKTIKEIGRNGIISLDLEGKSYKVMLSDYQKDPIKNFIYHADFLIVDMSAQLQAQVRINIVGTSKGVKDGGVLQQSLHEVTVTAKPNDIPEAIDVDVTELQVGDTIYIGDIQSKQHVTIDNDGEEVVASVLAPRQEEEINTGEQQDGGIPENEEGRETKPSSES, from the coding sequence ATGAGTAACTTATTAGCTGCAAAAGAACGTACAAATTTAAAACATTCGAATTTAAGAAATTTGCGCGAAAGCGGAGAAATTCCGGCCGTCGTATATGGCAATCAAAACGGCAGTACGGCCATTTCGGTCAATAACGGTGAGCTTCAGAAGACAATTAAGGAAATAGGCCGCAATGGTATCATTTCCTTGGACCTGGAAGGAAAGAGTTACAAGGTCATGCTCTCTGACTACCAAAAAGACCCGATAAAGAACTTCATCTATCATGCGGATTTTTTAATCGTCGATATGTCCGCTCAATTGCAGGCCCAAGTCCGCATTAACATCGTGGGTACTTCTAAAGGCGTGAAAGATGGCGGGGTCCTTCAGCAATCCCTTCATGAAGTGACGGTTACGGCCAAGCCGAATGACATTCCTGAGGCCATCGACGTCGATGTTACGGAGCTTCAGGTAGGCGATACAATCTACATAGGCGATATCCAATCGAAGCAGCATGTTACGATCGATAACGATGGTGAAGAAGTGGTGGCATCCGTTTTGGCCCCTCGTCAGGAAGAGGAAATCAATACAGGTGAACAGCAAGATGGAGGGATCCCGGAAAATGAAGAAGGAAGGGAAACCAAGCCCTCTTCAGAGTCATGA
- a CDS encoding ribose-phosphate diphosphokinase produces the protein MSNQYLDPNLKVFSLNSNFDLAQEIAAAIGVELGKCSVTSFSDGEVQINIEESIRGCDVYVIQSTSQPVNENLMELLIMIDALKRASAKTINIVMPYYGYARQDRKARAREPITAKLVANLLETAGAHRVITLDLHAPQIQGFFDILIDHLVAVPILADHFKEKDLSDIVIVSPDHGGVTRARKMADRLKAPIAIIDKRRPRPNVAEVMNIIGNIEGKTAILIDDIIDTAGTITLAANALVENGAKEVYACCTHPVLSGPAIERIQNSTIKELVVTNSIVLSEDKKIDKIVGLSVAPLIAEAIIRVHEEQSVSTLFD, from the coding sequence ATGTCAAATCAGTATTTAGATCCTAATTTAAAAGTATTCTCGTTGAATTCAAACTTTGATTTAGCTCAAGAAATTGCAGCTGCAATCGGTGTTGAACTTGGAAAATGTAGCGTAACCAGTTTCAGTGACGGTGAAGTTCAGATTAATATTGAAGAAAGCATTCGTGGCTGTGACGTATATGTGATTCAATCAACAAGTCAACCAGTTAATGAAAATTTAATGGAACTTTTAATTATGATCGATGCTCTTAAACGTGCTTCAGCTAAGACGATCAATATTGTTATGCCATACTATGGTTATGCACGGCAAGACCGTAAAGCACGCGCACGTGAACCGATTACTGCCAAACTTGTGGCGAACCTTTTGGAAACGGCTGGTGCCCATCGTGTCATCACCCTGGATCTTCACGCGCCGCAAATCCAAGGTTTCTTCGATATTTTAATCGATCACCTTGTTGCCGTTCCGATTTTAGCGGATCACTTCAAAGAAAAAGATCTAAGTGATATTGTCATCGTTTCTCCTGATCATGGCGGTGTTACGCGCGCCCGTAAAATGGCAGATCGCCTAAAAGCGCCTATTGCCATTATCGATAAGCGCCGTCCAAGACCGAACGTGGCGGAAGTCATGAACATCATTGGTAATATTGAAGGGAAAACAGCAATCCTGATCGATGACATCATCGATACGGCAGGCACGATTACACTGGCTGCAAATGCACTTGTGGAAAATGGCGCTAAAGAGGTTTATGCTTGTTGTACTCACCCGGTCCTTTCAGGTCCTGCCATCGAAAGGATTCAAAATTCAACGATCAAGGAATTGGTCGTGACCAACTCAATCGTCCTGTCTGAAGATAAGAAAATCGATAAGATAGTCGGACTTTCCGTAGCACCTTTGATTGCCGAGGCCATCATTCGTGTTCACGAGGAACAATCAGTCAGCACATTATTCGATTGA
- a CDS encoding RidA family protein has product MKTIHTNEAPAAIGPYSQGVIVDKLFFSSGQIPLTATGEMVTGDVKEQTHQVFKNLQAVLKEAGASLETVIKATVFIKSMDDFGSINEVYGEYFSSHKPARSCVEVARLPKDALVEIEVVALVK; this is encoded by the coding sequence ATGAAAACGATACATACGAATGAAGCACCGGCAGCAATCGGCCCATATTCACAAGGCGTGATCGTCGATAAGTTATTTTTCAGTTCAGGGCAAATTCCGCTTACTGCTACTGGTGAAATGGTGACGGGTGATGTCAAGGAACAAACTCATCAAGTGTTCAAAAACCTTCAAGCCGTGTTGAAAGAAGCGGGGGCATCCTTGGAAACGGTCATCAAGGCCACTGTATTCATTAAAAGCATGGACGATTTCGGTTCGATCAATGAAGTATACGGAGAATATTTTTCAAGTCACAAACCTGCCCGTTCTTGTGTAGAGGTTGCACGCCTCCCTAAAGATGCACTGGTGGAGATAGAAGTGGTTGCGCTCGTTAAATAA
- the purR gene encoding pur operon repressor, protein MKFRRSERLVDMTNYLLEHPGELVSLTYFAERYSSAKSSISEDLTIIKDTFEQRGIGSLTTVPGAAGGVKYIVSIKEGEANAFIDELCETIASPERLLPGGYLYMTDILGHPQTVNKVGRIIASMYARKNVSVIMTMATKGISLAYAVANYLNVPVVIVRRNNKVTEGSTVSINYVSGSSKRIQTMVLSKRSLVEGSNVLIVDDFMKAGGTINGMVSLLDEFKATVAGIAVLVESEHTEECLVEDYVSLIKLTQVVERDKKINVSRGNYFSKKG, encoded by the coding sequence ATGAAATTTCGTCGCAGCGAGAGGCTGGTCGATATGACCAATTATTTATTAGAACATCCAGGAGAACTTGTCTCGCTTACTTATTTTGCTGAAAGGTATAGTTCGGCAAAATCCTCGATCAGTGAAGATTTGACAATCATCAAGGATACCTTTGAACAGCGTGGGATCGGATCTTTAACGACCGTTCCGGGTGCGGCAGGCGGCGTGAAATATATCGTATCCATCAAGGAAGGCGAAGCAAATGCCTTCATTGACGAATTATGCGAAACGATTGCCAGCCCTGAAAGGCTTCTTCCCGGCGGCTATCTGTATATGACAGATATATTAGGGCATCCGCAAACCGTGAATAAGGTTGGCAGGATCATCGCTTCCATGTATGCCAGGAAAAATGTTTCGGTCATTATGACCATGGCAACCAAAGGGATATCATTGGCCTATGCCGTGGCAAATTATTTGAACGTGCCGGTCGTCATCGTTAGAAGGAACAATAAAGTGACGGAAGGTTCTACAGTGAGCATCAATTATGTTTCAGGCTCTTCGAAGAGAATTCAGACGATGGTACTTTCGAAACGAAGTTTGGTTGAGGGTTCGAATGTATTGATTGTGGATGATTTCATGAAGGCTGGAGGCACCATTAATGGTATGGTCAGTTTATTGGATGAATTCAAGGCAACAGTGGCCGGAATTGCCGTGCTGGTTGAATCGGAGCATACCGAGGAATGCCTTGTCGAGGATTATGTATCCTTAATCAAATTGACACAGGTAGTAGAAAGAGACAAAAAAATCAATGTCAGCCGTGGAAATTATTTTTCTAAAAAGGGATAG
- the ispE gene encoding 4-(cytidine 5'-diphospho)-2-C-methyl-D-erythritol kinase gives MKLMEKAPAKINLALDVLFKRPDGYHEVEMIMTTVDLADRIELKEIKGNHIQILSHNRFVPDDHRNLAYQAAFILKERFGINKGVSITIEKNIPVAAGLAGGSSDAAATLRGLNRLWKLGLSMDELAEIGAEIGSDVSFCVYGGTALARGRGEKITHLPAPPKCWVILAKPTIGVSTADIYKRLQISKMDHPDVPGMISAIKANSYQDVCDGLGNVLEQVTLQLYPEVANIKDQMKTFGADSVLMSGSGPTVFGLVEHDSRMQRIYNGLRGFCDQVYAVRLLGDRNNLE, from the coding sequence TTGAAGCTTATGGAAAAAGCCCCGGCTAAGATTAACTTGGCTTTGGATGTGCTTTTCAAACGGCCTGACGGGTATCATGAGGTGGAAATGATCATGACGACAGTCGACCTTGCCGATAGAATTGAACTGAAGGAAATAAAGGGAAACCATATACAGATTCTATCCCATAATCGATTCGTTCCGGATGATCATCGGAATTTAGCTTACCAAGCCGCATTTATTCTAAAGGAACGTTTTGGAATCAATAAAGGTGTTTCTATAACTATAGAGAAAAATATTCCTGTAGCAGCTGGACTTGCCGGGGGAAGCAGTGATGCCGCAGCTACCCTGAGAGGCTTAAATAGACTGTGGAAGCTTGGGCTATCCATGGACGAGCTTGCGGAAATAGGAGCGGAAATTGGCTCTGATGTATCCTTTTGTGTCTATGGGGGAACGGCTCTGGCCAGAGGGCGCGGGGAAAAAATCACGCATCTGCCGGCACCGCCGAAATGCTGGGTCATTTTAGCCAAGCCGACAATTGGCGTTTCCACGGCTGATATATACAAAAGGCTCCAAATTTCAAAAATGGATCATCCGGATGTGCCTGGAATGATCTCGGCGATCAAGGCAAACAGTTATCAGGATGTATGCGATGGGTTGGGCAATGTTCTCGAGCAAGTGACATTGCAGTTATATCCGGAAGTTGCAAATATTAAAGATCAAATGAAAACATTCGGAGCAGATTCGGTCTTGATGAGCGGAAGCGGCCCTACCGTTTTTGGTTTGGTGGAACATGACTCGCGCATGCAAAGAATATATAACGGGCTGCGGGGATTCTGTGATCAAGTCTATGCGGTCCGTTTATTGGGCGATCGAAACAATCTTGAATAG